One stretch of Zingiber officinale cultivar Zhangliang chromosome 6B, Zo_v1.1, whole genome shotgun sequence DNA includes these proteins:
- the LOC121991190 gene encoding bidirectional sugar transporter SWEET5-like, translating to MIMNQSIIRNIIGIIGNVISCGLFLSPMPTYIQIIKSKDVKKFSPIPYLATLLNCLLWFFYGLPIVHPNSLLVITINGIGIAFEVFYLTVFLIYAARQGRLKVMKLLALETVFMIVVVTSVLLLIHTTTKRSLVVGILCIIFGTCMYASPLVVMKLVIQTKSVEFMPFTLSLASFLNGVCWTSYGFLPFDINLLVPNGLGTLFGLAQLVLYACYFKSTSKKDARAEVELPV from the exons ATGATTATGAACCAAAGCATCATCCGCAACATCATCGGAATAATAG GGAATGTAATCTCATGTGGTTTGTTTTTGTCTCCCAT GCCGACGTATATACAAATCATCAAGAGCAAGGATGTGAAGAAGTTTTCGCCAATTCCTTACCTCGCTACATTACTCAATTgcttgctttggtttttctatgGGTTGCCCATTGTTCATCCCAATAGCCTTCTCGTGATCACCATCAATGGTATTGGTATAGCCTTTGAAGTATTCTACCTTACTGTTTTCTTAATCTATGCTGCTCGCCAAGGCCGT TTGAAGGTCATGAAACTATTAGCACTTGAGACGGTTTTCATGATAGTTGTAGTAACTTCAGTGCTCTTGTTGATCCACACAACCACTAAGAGATCATTAGTTGTGGGTATTCTCTGTATCATCTTCGGAACTTGCATGTATGCCTCCCCTCTTGTGGTGATG AAACTTGTGATTCAAACAAAGAGCGTGGAGTTTATGCCTTTCACACTTTCTCTTGCTAGCTTCCTCAATGGAGTTTGTTGGACTAGCTATGGTTTCCTCCCCTTCGACATCAATCTCCTC GTTCCAAATGGTTTGGGGACTCTCTTTGGCCTTGCCCAACTAGTTCTCTATGCTTGTTATTTCAAGTCCACATCGAAAAAGGATGCTAGAGCTGAAGTGGAGCTACCCGTCTAA